The following DNA comes from Streptomyces globosus.
GGTCGCCAAGGCCTACGTCGCCGAGCTGCGCGAGCTCATCAAGGCCCTCGGCGTCTCCGAGGCCCGCATGGACAAGGGCCAGATGCGCTGCGACGTGAACCTGTCGCTGCGCCCGAACGGCACCGAGGAGTTCGGCACCCGCTCGGAGACGAAGAACGTCAACTCGCTGCGCTCCGTCGAGCGCGCGGCGCGCTTCGAGATCCAGCGCCACGCGGCCGTCCTGAGCAGCGGCGGCACGATCGTCCAGGAGACCCGCCACTTCCACGAGGACGACGGCTCCACGACCTCCGGCCGCATCAAGGACAACGCCGAGGACTACCGGTACTTCCCGGAGCCCGACCTCGTCCCGGTCGCCCCGTCCCGCGAGTGGGTCGAGGAGCTGCGCGCCGGCCTGCCCGAGATGCCGCGCGTGCGCCGCAACCGGCTCCGCGAGGAGTGGGGCGTCAGCGAGCACGACATGCAGTCGATTCTCAACGCGGGCGCGGTGGACTCCATCGTCGCCACGATCGAGGAGGGCGCCGACCCGGCCGCCGCCCGCAAGTGGTGGATGGGCGAACTCGCCCGCAACGCCAACGAGCAGGGCGTCTCCGTCGACGAGCTGCCGATCACCCCGGCGCAGGTCGCGCGGGTCGCGGCGCTGGTCGCGGCCGGCGACCTGAACGACAAGCTGGCGCGCCAGGTCATCGAGGGCGTCCTCGCCGGCGAGGGCGCCCCCGACGAGGTCGTCGAGAAGCGCGGCCTGAAGGTCGTCTCGGACGAGGGCGCGCTCGGCGCCGCCGTCGACGAGGCGATCGCGGGCAACCCCGCCATCGCCGACAAGATCCGCGGCGGCAAGGTCGCCGCGGTCGGCGCCCTGGTCGGCGCGGTCATGAAGACCACCCGCGGCCAGGCCGACGCGGCCCGCGTCAAGGAGCTCATCCTGGAGAAGCTCGGCGTCTCCGCCTAGCCGGAGCGTCCGGCGGCTCCGGCCTCCGTCACGCGGAACGGCCCGCACCCCCTCCCGGGGTGCGGGCCGTTGCGCGTGGCGGCCCGTCAGCGGGACTGGGTGCCGGGTGCCTCCAGGAACGCCAGGCGGGCGCGCTTCGCCGGGATGCGGATCTCCGGCAGCACGATCTCGGGCAGCTCGACCTCCGGGCCGAGCGTGAACCCGGAGCGCTCCAGGCGGGCGATGGCCTTCGCATTGCGGGTGTCGGGGTCGGCGACGAGGCGGCGGGTGGTCCCGTCGGCGAGGACGAACGCCATGAAGGCGCCCATCAGCCGCCCGCTGAAGCCGGGCTCGGCGGCGCCCGGGGCCGGGGCGAGGAGCAGGTGCACGCCGGTGTCGCCGGGCCGCGCCTCGTAGCACTCGGAGACCCGGTCCGCCGCGCACTCGTACGTCTGGAACAGGGCGACGGGCACCCCGTCGCGGCGCGCCAGGAACGCGTGGTGCGTGGTGCGGCGGTCGAGGTCCTCGTACACCTCGCGGACGAGGTCCGGGCTCGCCCCGGCCATGCCCCAGAAGCGGGCGCGGTCCTCGCTGACCCAGCGGTGGATCAGCGGGGCGTCGGCGGCCGGGTCGACGGGGGTGAGGGTGACCGTGCCGAACCCGTCGACGGCCTGGATGTGGACGGGCTCGCGGGTGGCTGCGGTGGTGGCTGCGCTCATGCGTCCTCCTTGGTGAGGCGGGCCCAGTCGGTGACGACGGGGACGAGCTCGCAGCGCGCCCACAGCGGCAGCTGGTCGCGGTGGTGGGGCGTGCCGGCCACGCCGTCGGCGCCCAGGGGCACGGCCCAGAGGCTGTCCTCGCGGCGGCCGAGGTCCCACACGTAGCGGGCGGCCGACGCGCGGCCGCACAGGTCGGTGAAGCCGGGGACGGTGGAGGTGGCGTTGACGCAGTCGTGGTCGCCGCCGAGGCCCGGCCACTCGGCGTCCGGATCCGGGAGCGCCGACCACGGCGCGAGGCGGTGCACCTCGGACCAGGGCGTCTCGGGCGCGCCGGCCGCGGCGGTCTCCTCCAGGGCGGCGCGGACGTGCGCGGCCCGGTCCAGGCCGGGGAGCAGCGGCGAGCGCAGCAGGCCCTCCAGGGCGTAGCCGATGCGCGGCAGCAGGTACAGCCAGGGGTGGAACACCTCGGGGCCGGACGGCGGCTCCGCCAGGCCCTCCAGGGCGGGGTCGGCGGCGAAGCGGCGTACGACGGCGGCGCGCAGGGCGGCGAACAGGGTGGCGTCGGTGCTGCCGGCGTCCATGCGCCGGTCCCAGGCCAGCAGCCGGGTCCGCAGCGCCTGCGCCGCGGGGGAGAGCCCCTCCGGGGCGGGCAGCAGGGCGAGCAGCGGCTCCGCGGAGGCCAGGTACGTATCGGCGTGGACGGCGGCCATGGCCTTCGGGGACCAGTCGGCCGAGCCGGAGAGCAGCTCGCGGATGCGGTCGGCGCGGTGCGGGGGAGCGAACTCCACGCCGAGCGGCGAGGCGATGCCGCGGGCGTTGGCCATCACGGCGAAGCCCTGCACCGGCTCGGAAGGGGTCTGCGCCCAGCCCTGCCAGGCGTGGCGGGCGTCCCAGGCGGGCACGGGGCGCAGCCGGTTCGCGGGGTCGCGCAGCGGGACGGCGCCGGCGACGCGGTGCAGCAGGCCGCCCTCGGAGTCGGCGGCGTGGACGACGTTGACGGGCTCGGCCCAGCCGTCGAGGGCGCGGTCGATGTCGGCCACCGTGCGGGCGCGCAGCAGGGCGGGCAGGACGGCGAAGCCGAGGTCGCGGCGGACCCGGGGCGGGTAGCGCAGCGAGAGCGTCTGGCCGGCGCTCTCCTCGCGGGTGATGACCGGGCCGCGGGCGGTCTCCAGGATTTCGACCTCCACGGGGTCTGCGCCCGCGACGGCGATGGTCTCGGTGTGCCGGTGGACGGGCTCCCAGGCGCCGTCGGGCCCCAGCGCCTCGAAGCCGGAGCCGTCGGCTGCCGGGCGTAGCCGCTCCACGTAGAGGTCCTGGTAGTCGGACATCGCGTTGGTGATGGCCCAGGCGGCGGTGCCGGTGTGGCCGAAGTGGGCGAGGCCGGGGATGCCGGGTACGGCGATGCCGACGACGTCGTACTCCGGGCAGGCCAGTCGTATCTGCTGGTAGACGCCCGGCTCTTCGATGATCCGGTGCGGGTCGCCGGCGATGATCGCCGAGCCGGCGGCGGTCCGGTCGCCGGGGACCATCCAGCCGTTGCTGCCGGCGGCGCCGGGGCCGTCGGTGGCGAAGAGGGTGGCGGCCTCGTCGCCCAGGGCGCGGGCGGCTCGCTCGCGCCACAGCTTGGTGGCGAACCCGGCGAACAGGATGTGCGTGGCGATCCAGATGCCGAGCGGCACCCACGGCTCCCACGGGGCGGGTGTGTGGCCGGTGCGGGCGAAGCGCTCGTCGCGGGCGGCGCCCCGGGCCAGGCCGTCGTTGACGCCGTCGACGTATGCCCCGACCCAGGCGGCGGTCTCCGGGTCGAGCGCCTCGTGGCAGCGGCGGGCGGTGTCGTCGAGGCGGCTCTGGCGGGCGAAGCGGTCCCAGGCGAGGGAGTCCGGGCCGAGGATCGCGGCGCCGGCGCCCTGGGAGCGGTGGCGTTCGACCTCCAGCTGCCAGGCCCGGTCCAGGGCGGTGGCCCGGCCCTGGGCGTAGGCCAGCCGGAGCGGGTCGGGGGCGCGCAGGTGCGGGATACCCCAGTCGTCCCGGTACAGCTCGAAGTCGTCCGCGTCGCTCACGCTCACACTCTTCCCCAAGGCATTAGGTTAGGCTCGCCTAAGTGTAGGGGTGCGGGGTGTGGGTGCCGACGCCCGGGTCGGCCGGTCAGGCCCCGGTGGCGCCGTCGATGGCCTCCCGCAGGAGGTCGGCGTGGCCGTTGTGGCGGGCGTACTCGTGGACCATGTGCAGCATGATCAGCCGCAGCGAGGCCTCCTGCCCCCAACTGCGCACGAACACCGCGACGTCGAGCGACTCGGCGGCCTCCTCCACGCGCCGCGCGTGCGCGACCTCCGCGTGCCACGCGGTGAACGCCTCCTCGCGGCCGCAGCCCTCCGGGTCGTAGGCGGCCTGGAAGTCGCCGCTGTCCGACCACAGGTGCGGCACGTCCGCACCGCCCAGGGTGCGGCGGAACCAGTGGCGCTCCACCTCGGCCATGTGGCGGACCAGGCCCATCAGCGACAGGGCCGACGGCGGCATCGAACGGCGCCGCAACTGCTCGCCGGTGAGGCCCTCGCACTTCAGGGCCAGGGTCGAGCGGTGGTAGTCGAGGTAGACGCGCAGCGTCTCGCGCTCACCGCCGGTCAGGGGCGGGTCGATGCGTTCCACGGGCGGGTGCCGTCCTTTCTCACGCCGGGCCGGGGCCGGGACAGGTGCCGGGGGAGGTGCCGGGTCCGGGCTCCCACACGTACGGAACCGTCGTACCGAGGACGTGGAAGCCCAGCCGCTCCAGGATCGGCCGGCTCTGTGCGGAGGCGTCCACGTGCAGGTACGGGATCCCGCGCGCCGCGGCGATCCTGGCCCGGTGGGCCACCAGCAGCCGGTAGACGCCGCGGCCGCGCCATGCGGGCACCGTGCCGCCGCCCCACAGGCCGGCGAAGGGGCTGCCCGGCGGCATCTCCATCCGCGCGGCGCTCACCGGGACGCCGCCGGCCATCGCCACCACGGCGGCGATCGTCTCCGGCGCCCCGCGCAGCCGCTCGCCCACCAGCTCCCGGAGGCCGGGCCGGCGCCGGCCGAAGGCCTCCGTGTGGACGCGCTCCAGCAGGCCCGCGCCCGACGCGTCGGCCACCGCGTGCAGCGTGATGCCGTCGGGCGGCTCCACCGGCAGCGCGGCGAGCTCCTCCGTCCGCCCCACCAGCACCGTCTCGGCCGGCTCGGGGGTGAAGCCCGCGGCGCGCAGCCGTCCCTCCAGGCCCGCCGGGCGGTCGTGCCGGTACAGCTTCCACTCGAAGCCGCAGCCGCGGCCCGCGAAGTACGCCACCTGCGCCGCGATCGCCTCATCCGCCGTGTGCTCGTCAAGGTCCGACCAGAGCACCCCGTTCCAGCCGCTGCCGGGCGAGGTCTGCCGGACCACGCGGCCCACCCGCTCGACCCGGCACCGGGGCGTGTCGGGCGGCGCGCACTCGCGCACATGGCGGTCGTATGCCGCCAGGAGGCGCGCCCGCCCCTCGTGATCGCTTCCCATGGGGGCAGCCGACCACCGGAGCGCCGGCCCGCGCAACTGCATTAGCCTCACCCCCGTGAACGACGTCTGCATCCACACCGGCAAGGCCGCCCCCGACGCCGCTGCCGACCGCGGCTGGCTCCTCGGGCACTTCAAGGACCCCGGCGATCCGCGCCACAGCGCGGACGTGGAGATCAAGTGGGGCGTCCACCCGAAGGGGGACGCGCGGGCGCAGTGGACGGCGGGGGAGGAGCGCACCGCCCTGCTGGTCCTGATCAGCGGCCGCTTCCGGATGGAGTTCCCCGACCGTGACGTCGTCCTCGCCGAGCAGGGCGACTACGTGGTGTGGGGCCGCGGCGTCGACCACTCCTGGTACGCGGAGGAGGAGTCGGTGGTCCTGACGGTGCGCTGGCCGTCCGTCCCCGGCTACCGCGTCGACGAGCCGGCGGCGCCTGCGGTGCGGCAGGGCTGACCCCCGGGCCGCGGGCGGTGCGCATCTGTGATGATGCACACGAAACGGACCAACGATCACCGATGGCTGCGATCGTATGCGTGCGCACCATCCCGGCCGCCCCAGGAGCGACCCTCCCCTCGGCCCGGCCTGCACGCGTTCCAGTGTTCTTCGCATCGGGCTGCCTCCCGGTGAAGATCCGACCCACCAGGGAGCACGTCCGTTGGCAGCAATCGCTCGGTGGTGCATGCGGCACCGGCTGGCCGCCGTCCTGATCTGGCTGCTCGCCCTCGGCGGGACCGCCGCGGCCGCCGTGACCGCCGGAACGGCCTTCTCCACCGACTACGAGGTCCCCGGCACCGAGTCCAGCCGGGCCCACGCCCTCCTCCGCGAGGGCTTCCCCGGACAGGGCGGCGACACCGACACCATCGTGTGGCGGACCCCCGCGCACCTGACGGCCCGCTCACCCGGCGTCGAGCAGCGCATGACCCGGGCCCTCGACACCATCGCCGAGCTGCCGGGCGTCGGCTCGGTCGCCGGACCGTACGGGCCCGGGCCCGAGAGCGCCGCGCAGATCAGCACCGACGGGCGCACCGCCTACGCCGTGGTGACCTTCGACCGGCAGGCGGACGCCGTCCCCACGGCGCAGGCCGAGGCGGTCGTCGCCGCCGCCAGGAACGCCGCCACCGAGGCGGACGGCGTGCAGGTCGAGCTCGGCGGCCGGGCGATCGGCCTGACCGAGGCACCGAAGGCCCACCTCGCCGAGGTCATCGGCGTGGCCGTCGCCGCACTCGTCCTCTTCCTCGCCTTCGGCTCGCTCGCGGCCAGCCTGCTGCCCATCGCGACGGCCCTCGTCTCCGTCGGCACCGCCTACTTCGGCATCAGCCTGCTCGGGCACGCCATGGCCGTCGCCGACTTCGCCCCCATGCTCGGCACCCTCGTCGGACTGGGCGTCGGCATCGACTACGCGCTGTTCATCGTCACCCGGCACCGCAAGGCCCTGCGGCGCGGCATGGGCGTGGCCGAGGCCGCCGAGCAGGCCGTCGCCACCACCGGCAGGGCCGTCGTCTTCGCCGGCGCCACCGTCTGCATCGCCCTGCTCGGCATGCTGGTCCTGCGGCTGAGCTTCCTGAACGGCGTCGCGATAGCCGCCTCGCTGACCGTCGTCCTCACCGTCGCCGCTTCGGTTACCCTGCTGCCGGCCCTCCTCTCGTACATCGGGATGAGCGCCCTCTCGCGGCGCGAGCGCCGCCGCCTCGCCGCCGACGGCCCGCAGCCGGAGCTGCCCACCGGGTTCGCCGCCCGCTGGTCCGCCTTCGTCGAGCGGCACCCCAAGAAGCTCGGCCTCCTGGCCGCCGCCGCCATGGCGGTGCTCGCCCTTCCGACGCTCTCCCTCCACCTGGGCACCTCGGACCAGGGCAACAACCCCGCGACCAGCACCACCCGGCAGGCCTACGACCTGCTTGCCGACGGCTTCGGACCCGGCGTCAACGGCCCCCTCACCGTCGTCGCCCGCCTCGACGGCGCCGGCGACCGGATCGCCGCCGAGCGCCTGGCCGAGGCGCTGCGCGGCGCCGAGGGCGTCGCCTCCGCCGGCCCCGCCGTCCTCAACCGCAGCGGCGACACCGCCGTGGTCACCGTCGTACCCGAGTCGGCACCGCAGTCCCGGGCCACCAGCGACCTCGTCGCCCACCTGCGCGAGGACGTCGTCCCCGCCGCCCGCGAGGGCACCGGCATGGAGGTCCACGTCGGCGGCGTGACGGCCGGATACGACGACTTCGCGGACGTCATCGTCGGCAAGCTCCCCCTCTTCGTCGGCGTCGTCATCGCCCTCGGGTGCGTCCTGCTCCTGCTCGCCTTCCGGTCCATAGGCATCCCCCTCAAGGCCGCGGCCATGAACGTCGCCGCGGTCGCCTCCTCCTTCGGTGTCGTCGTCGCGATCTTCCAGTGGGGCTGGGGCAGCGAGCTGATGGGGCTGGGCAGCGCCGGCCCGATCGAACCCTTCCTCCCCGTGATCATGGTGTCGGTCCTCTTCGGGCTCTCGATGGACTACCAGGTCTTCCTCGTCAGCCGGATGTACGAGGAGTGGCTGGAGACCGGCGACAACCGGCGGGCCGTCCGCGTCGGCCTCGCCGAGACCAGCCGCGTGATCAACTCGGCCGCCGTCATCATGATCTCGGTGTTCCTGGCCTTCGTGCTCAGCGGCGACCGGATCATCGCCATGTTCGGCATCGCCCTCGCCGCGGCCGTCGCCCTCGACGCCTTCGTCCTGCGCACCCTCCTCGTCCCCGCGCTCATGCACCTGCTCGGCGGCGCGAACTGGTGGCTGCCGGCCTGGCTGGAGCGCCGCCTCCCGCGCATCAGCATCGAGCCGCCGGAGACCGCCCCCGCCGCGGCCCTCCCCGCCCAGCGCACTGCCGCCCCGGCCCAGGACGACGCCGAACCCGCCGCCCCCTCCCACTGACCCCTTTCCTGCCCCTACGCCGCCGCGCCAGGCCGGCGCCCCTCCCGGGCCGCCCGCAGTGCGTCCGGCGGCTGCGGGCGAGGCAGGCGGCCCTCCGCCCCACCTGCTGCGGCTGCCGGGCCTCACTCAGCCGGGGAAGCCTGATCCCCGCGGCGTATGAGGACCCTCCCGGATTCCAGGTCTATCGGCCCGCGCCCCGGATCACCGTCCGTGACGTCCGTCCGGGACAGCTCCAGCCGCTTGCGCTCCTCGTCCGTGTGCCTGCGCCCCGGGTTGAACAGCTCCTCGATCAGGTTGAACACCACGCCACCGCGCCTTCCGCCCCGCCCGGGGCCCACCGGTCACCGGACCGTCAGGGTCAGGATCCTGTCGTCGCCCGCCTCGGGGGATCCGCGGCGGTCCGTCTCGCTCGTCACCAGCAGCAGCCTGTCCCCGCCGAGGGCCACCACCGACCGCAGCCGGCCGTACCTGCCCTCCAGGAACGCCTCGGGGTCGGCCGCGGGTCTGTCCCCGGCCAGCGGGATCCGCCACAGCCGCTCGCCCTTCAGCCCGGCCATCCACACCGAGCCCTGGGCGACGGCGATGCCGCTGGGGGAGGCCTCGTCCGGCCGCCACACGGCGACCGGGTCGCGCATGCCCGCCAGACCCGCCTTGCCCTCCGCCTGCGGCCAGCCGTAGTTGGCACCCGGCTCGATCAGATTCAGCTCGTCCCACGTGTTCTGGCCGAACTCCGCCGCCCACAGCCGCTTGTCCTGGTCCCAGGCGAGGCCCTGCACATTGCGGTGCCCGTAGGAGTAGACGACCGAGTCGGGCTCGGGATTGCCGTGCACCGGCTGACCGTCCGGCGTCATCCGCAGGATCTTGCCGCCGAGCGACTTCCTGTCCTGCGCGAGGCCCGTGTCGCCCGTCTCACCCGTCCCCGCGTAGAGCATGCGGTCCGGGCCGAACGCGATCCGGCCGCCGTTGTGCACGACCCCCTTCGGAATGCCCCGCAGCACCGTGTCCGGCGCGCCGAGCTGCTGGCCCGGCTCGCGCTTTTCGTCATAGCGCATGCGGGCGATGCGGTTGTCGGACTCCGTCGTGAAGTAGGCGTACACCATCCGGTCGGACGCGAACGACGGGGACAGGGCCAGCCCCAGCAGCCCGCCCTCGCCGCCCGGCGCGACGCCCGGCACCCTCCCGACGACCACCGCCTTCCCCGACGCGGCCGCGACCCGGCTGATCGTGCCCTTGTCCCGGGAGGCCACCAGCAGGTCCCCCTCGGGCAGCGGGGCCACGCCCCACGGCGACTCCAGGTCCCGCGCCACCTCCCCGGTGACCTCCACGGAGCCCTTCGCCGGCGCCGCGGACGCTGCCGCCGCCGACGCCTGGGCCGATCCGCTGGGGGCCCCGCGCGGCGGTGACGCGCCCGTGGATCCCGCCGGCCCGCCCTCCGGCGAGCACCCCGCCAGCAGCGCCCCGCACCCCGCGAGCGCCACGGCGGCCAGCACGCCGCGCACCCGCCCGTACTCCGCAGGCCGGCCCGCGCCCGCCCCGCCGAACCGCCGCCCCGTCCGCACTCCCCGCATGGCCCTGCTCCCCTCCGGTCCCGCGACCGCCCGACGCGATCGTGCCCGTCACCTGTCCAACCACTCGGACTCCCCCCGAAGTTCCACCAGTCGTACACCCGATCGAGTGGTCCTGGGTCGGCTCCCCGGCCGGGCACCTCCGGAGGTCAGTCCCAGGACCCCACGGCCGCCGGCAGCGCCGCGATCTCCGCCAGGTCGCCCGGCGTCAGCCGCAGCCCCGCCGCCCCCGCGTTCTCCGCCGCCCAGCCCGCCCGGTCCGCGCCCGGCACGGGCACCACCTGCGGCCCCTGCGCCAGCACCCACGCAAGCGCCACCTGCGCCGCCGTCACCTGCGGACCGTGCCGCCGGGCCACCCGGCGCAGCCCCGCGACCAGCACCTGGTTCGTCGCCATCGCCTCCGCCGTGAACCGCGGGTGCCGGGCCCGGACGTCCTCCCACTCGAAACCCTGCCCCGGGGTCAGCGTCCCCGTCAGGAACCCGCTGCCCAGCGGCATCGCCGCGAGGAACCCCACCCCGCGCGCCGCGCACCACGGCAGCAGCCGCCGCAGCGCCTCCTGCGACCACACCGACAGCTCGGCCTCCACCGCGCTCACCGGGAACACCTGCTGGACGCGGTCCAGGTGCCGCAGCAGGGCCCCGTACGCCGGGTCCCCGCGGCGCCCCGCGCCCGGGCCGGCGCCCGCGCCGAGAGCGCAGAACCCCAGCGCGCGCACCTTCCCCGCGCCCACCAGCTCGGCCATTGCGCCCCAGGTCTCCTCCACCGGGACCTCCGGGTCCACCCGGTGCAGCTGGTAGAGGTCGATGACGTCGGTGCGCAGCCGGCGCAGCGAGGCGTCGCAGGCCCGCCTGAGGTACTCCGGCCGCCCGCACGCCACCACGTGCTGCTCGCCCGCGCGCAGCCCCACCTTGGCGGACACGAACGCCTCCGCCCGCCGCTCGCGCAGCACCCTGCCGAGGAGCAGCTCGTTCGTGAACGGCCCGTACACGTCGGCCGTGTCGAGCAGGGTGCAGCCGAGGTCGAGCGCCGTGTGCACCGCCGCCAGCGACTCCTCGCCGCGCCGCCGCGAGGGCGCGTAGGCCCAGCTCATCGGCATGCACCCGAGTCCGACGGCGCCCACCGCCAGCGCCCCCGCCCCGATCGACCTGCGCTCCACCCGTGCGTCCCCCTCCGCGTCCGCCAACAACCTAACGGCTTGATCGCGATCCCTTGGCATAGCCTCGTGATCATGACTGCAAAGACCCCGGACGTCTGGCTCCCGTTCCCGGCGGAGGAGGTCGAGGGCCTTCCCGACTGCTTCCGCTACCGGCGCTGGGACGGCGAGGACGACTTCCCCGCCGACCCGGCCGACTGCACCTTCTACGTCACCCCGTACATGAAGTCGCCCGAGGTGACCCTGCGGCCGCTGGCGGGCATGCCGGACATCGAGGTCGTGCAGACCCTCACCGCCGGCGTCGACCACGTCCTCGGCGGCCTCGACCGCCTGCCGGCCGGAGTCCGGCTCTGCAACGCCCGCGGGGTGCACGAGGCCAGCACGGCCGAGCTCGCCCTCACCCTCGTCCTCGCCTCGCTGCGCGGCATCCCCCGCATGGTCCGCGGCCAGGACCGCGAGCAGTGGCTCGGCGGCTTCTACTCCGCCCTCGCCGACAAGTCCGTGCTCATCGTCGGCTACGGATCCGTCGGCGCAGCCGTCGAAGACCGGCTCGCGGCATTCGAGTGCGCGCGGATCATGCGCGTCGCGCGCTCGGCGCGCACTACCGCGCGCGGGCCCGTCCACGCTCTCCACGACCTTCCCCGCCTCCTCCCGGAAGCCGACGTCGTGATCCTGTGCACCCCGCTCACCGGCGCGACCCGCGGCCTCGCGGGCAGGGACTTCCTCGCGGCGATGGCGGACGGCGCCCTGCTGGTGAACGTCGCCCGCGGGCCCGTCGTCGACACCGGCGCCCTGCTCGCCGAGCTGGAGTCCGGCCGGCTGAGCGCGGCCCTCGACGTCACCGACCCCGAGCCGCTGCCCGCCGGACATCCGCTGTGGCACGCTCCCCACGTCCTCATCACGCCGCACGTCGGCGGCAGCAGCTCTGCCTTCGAGCCGCGCGCCAAGCGCCTGGTGGCCCGCCAGCTCGGCCGGTTCGCAGCGGGGGAGCCGCTGGAGAACACCGTGCTGATCACCAGCTGACGCGCGGTGCGCACGCTCCGCATCCGTACGGATGCGCTCAGTGGCATCAATTCCCCATATGGTAACTCAGCGTAAAACATCTATATCGCTGAGTGACGAAAGTGGTGTATCGTCCGGAACAAGGGGCTGCGCCACGAACGTCTGGCGCTGGGGTGATCGGACACTTTGGGGGGCGACGGGCGATGCACGGCCAATGGACCAGGGATCCGCTGCGGCACAGCCGCCGGAAACGACGAAGGGGCGCGCCGGAACCGGCCTGCGAGGGGGACCGGTGAACGCCCCGGGCGCGGCCGCGGTCGGCCGGCCGCA
Coding sequences within:
- a CDS encoding aldo/keto reductase; this translates as MERRSIGAGALAVGAVGLGCMPMSWAYAPSRRRGEESLAAVHTALDLGCTLLDTADVYGPFTNELLLGRVLRERRAEAFVSAKVGLRAGEQHVVACGRPEYLRRACDASLRRLRTDVIDLYQLHRVDPEVPVEETWGAMAELVGAGKVRALGFCALGAGAGPGAGRRGDPAYGALLRHLDRVQQVFPVSAVEAELSVWSQEALRRLLPWCAARGVGFLAAMPLGSGFLTGTLTPGQGFEWEDVRARHPRFTAEAMATNQVLVAGLRRVARRHGPQVTAAQVALAWVLAQGPQVVPVPGADRAGWAAENAGAAGLRLTPGDLAEIAALPAAVGSWD
- a CDS encoding 2-hydroxyacid dehydrogenase, which translates into the protein MTAKTPDVWLPFPAEEVEGLPDCFRYRRWDGEDDFPADPADCTFYVTPYMKSPEVTLRPLAGMPDIEVVQTLTAGVDHVLGGLDRLPAGVRLCNARGVHEASTAELALTLVLASLRGIPRMVRGQDREQWLGGFYSALADKSVLIVGYGSVGAAVEDRLAAFECARIMRVARSARTTARGPVHALHDLPRLLPEADVVILCTPLTGATRGLAGRDFLAAMADGALLVNVARGPVVDTGALLAELESGRLSAALDVTDPEPLPAGHPLWHAPHVLITPHVGGSSSAFEPRAKRLVARQLGRFAAGEPLENTVLITS